Within the Vibrio tasmaniensis genome, the region GTTCTGCGTAACAAACTAGGCTGGTCGAGTAAGCTGTTCTAAAAAATAAAAGCTCCAGTAATAACCGAAAACTTGAAAGGCTGACGTATTCGTCAGCCTTTTTTATTGCCTAACAAAAGCCCGCCACCTCTATCTTCACGCCAATCCATCACATCGTCATTCCCAAGAGGGAGGAACAACTGAGTTGGGAATCTACTGCGGTTTCAGTGATCTACAGACAACCTCAATTCTGAGGTCTGTCGCAAAAAATTTTCACCTGCTGACTTTACTGTATAAAGAAACAGTATATACTGAACTTATATACAGTATTGTTCAGTTATACAGGTAAATAAAAATGCTAGCTCATCTAAGTGTTAATAATTTCGCTATTGTTAAGTCTTTACAGCTAGAACTCTCTAAAGGCATGACAACAATCACCGGAGAAACTGGTGCGGGTAAATCTATCGCTATCGACGCTTTAGGCTTATGTCTTGGAGGAAGATCTGATGCAGGAATGGTTCGACAAGGTGAAGAAAAAACCGAAGTCAGTGCCGCTTTTTTACTTGAGAACAATCTGCATGCAACTCGCTGGTTAGAAGACAACGAACTGCTTGATGGCGGTGAATGCATCCTACGCAGAACCATCTCTAAAGAAGGTCGTTCTCGTGCATTCATCAACGGCAGCCCAGTTCCTCTTTCGCAACTGAAATCACTGGGACAACTGCTGATCAACATTCATGGTCAACACGCGCACCATCAATTGATGAAGAGCGACTATCAAATGGTCATGCTTGATCAATACGCAGGTCACTTGAACCTATTGAAATCGACACGTAATGCTTACCAAGCCTGGCGACAAGCGGATAACCATCTAAAAGAGTTACGTGAAAACAGCCAACAAAACCAAGCTCAAAAACAGCTTCTTGAGTATCAAATCAAAGAGCTAAACGAGTTATCTATTGGGGAGGAAGAATATGAAGAGCTCGAACAAGAGCATAAGCGCCTCTCCAATAGCGGAGAATTGGCCTCAACCTGCCAGCAAGCTATCGAACTTATTTACGAAGGTGAAGAAGTTAATGCGCTTGGTATTTTGCAATCGGCCAATCACTCCCTAATTCAACTTGCTGATTTAGATGAAAGATTAGCTGAGCTACCAAATCTACTCTCTGAAGCCATAATTCAGATTGAAGAGACCAATAGCGAGTTAAGAAGTTACCTAGACAGCATTGATGTCGACCCTGCTCGCATGGCTTACGTGGAAGAACGTTTCTCTAAAGTGATGTCGATGTCGCGTAAGCACCATGTGTTGCCAGAAGAGCTTTATAAGCACCACCAAGACTTGCTACAACAAGTCGAAGCGCTGGATTGCTCTGATGAAAAGCTGGATGAATTAGCTAACGAAGTTGAGAACCAATACCAGTCGTTCGTGGCGAAATCAGAAAAGCTTCATAAGTCACGCACTCGTTACGCAAAAGAGCTGAACAAGCTGATCACTCAAAGCATGCATGAACTGAGCATGGAAAAGGCGC harbors:
- the recN gene encoding DNA repair protein RecN; the protein is MLAHLSVNNFAIVKSLQLELSKGMTTITGETGAGKSIAIDALGLCLGGRSDAGMVRQGEEKTEVSAAFLLENNLHATRWLEDNELLDGGECILRRTISKEGRSRAFINGSPVPLSQLKSLGQLLINIHGQHAHHQLMKSDYQMVMLDQYAGHLNLLKSTRNAYQAWRQADNHLKELRENSQQNQAQKQLLEYQIKELNELSIGEEEYEELEQEHKRLSNSGELASTCQQAIELIYEGEEVNALGILQSANHSLIQLADLDERLAELPNLLSEAIIQIEETNSELRSYLDSIDVDPARMAYVEERFSKVMSMSRKHHVLPEELYKHHQDLLQQVEALDCSDEKLDELANEVENQYQSFVAKSEKLHKSRTRYAKELNKLITQSMHELSMEKAQFAIEVNNTNTHPSPLGMDNVTFIVSTNPGQPMQPIAKVASGGELSRISLAIQVITAQKIDTPSLIFDEVDVGISGPTAAVVGKMLRTLGESTQVMCVTHLPQVAGCGHQQLFVAKSTKSGKTETQMHTLDEQQRVSELARLLGGSQITESTLANAKELLIAA